A region of the Equus quagga isolate Etosha38 chromosome 11, UCLA_HA_Equagga_1.0, whole genome shotgun sequence genome:
gccaaagcagaacgtatTCTTAGTTTTAGAGGAGCTTTAAAGTGGTGCTgttttaaatctatatttatccattttagaTGCCAGGAGGACTTGACCCACACACAAAGACAAAACCATACCCTGCTGGGATTCAGGTCTTTGACAGGACGTTCCCCTCTGCGCTCTGCCTTCAGACTAAGCTGTGCCTTTACTGTGTCTGAAAAGCAGATGCTGGCCTGCCCTGTTTAAAGGCTTCATCCAAGAGGATGGTGGCCAGAGTGATGCTATTCTCTCTGCCAGGGTCACAGTGCACTCTCGGGGGCTCGTCTGGGTTCAGGCTGGATTGACTGAGCTCCTTGCTTTTGTGTGGTTTGCAGCAGTGGGGCTGGCTCAGGAAGGTCTGGGTGTACGTTTCTCTGCTGCTTATACCGGCACTGTCTGGGGCCAAAGGACAATGACAGGAGTAGCTGTTGAGGCCGAGGTGGCCCCTCGGTGACTGCGCATGCGCAGCTTCTACCACAGCTCCCTGCTGCTGGGGCCCGCCGTCTCTGGGCCTTTCTGCGGAGCGGTCGCTCCGGGCCAGGGGCTGCTGGCTCACCTCCTCCGCAGCCAGCTTCCAGTTCATGCGGGCAGTGTAGACAATGAAAGCAGCAGCTGCCAGGAGGACACAGGCCAGCATGCCCAGCCAGAGGCCTGAAGGAGACAAGTGACACTGGGGAGAGTGACCCGTGACCACCCAGGCCTCTCCCGActtttcctcacacacatacccATGATTCTCATTCCGACCACAAAGGTCAGAACGATGCCTAGCGGGAGGCCGACGATGTAATTCGTGATCGCATTCACGACGGCTCCGAAGGCCTGCTTGCCGCTTCCTCTCAGGATTCCGCCATAGACACACTGGGAGGGGAAGCAGGGGGTGAGCGGTCAGtaaggaggaggctgagggcggGTCTCGTGCCGCAGCCACTTCTCCCGGCAGCGCCCCCTGCAGGGCCTCACTCAACCCCACACCCCGAGGAGGAGTGTTCTTATGCCCCTTCCTTCCAGGAAGAGACCCCCGTCAGAGAGGTCAGCTcacttgcccagtgtcacacaagAGTAGCTATGCTTTGAACACAACTCCAGAGGCCCATCTTTACCTCCTCACCGTTATTGCCTCACTAGAAAGTAAAGGTAAAACTGGTGACCAAAAACCAGCCAATCTGGGAAATTGGACTAACTTCGCACGGAGATGTCATGTGCtggtttcctactgctgctgtgGCAGATTactgcaaacttagtggcttaaaacaagacgTGTTTATTATTTTACACTTCTGGAGattagaagtccaaaatggatTTCAATGAGCTAAAGTCAGGTCTGGGTCCTTttggaggccccaggggagaatctgtttccttgccttttccagcctctggaggctgcctgcattccttggctcgtggcccccaTGGAGCAGTGggatcactccaacctctgcttctgtctccaCATCTTCTCTGACTCCTTGCCTCTCTCTCACTTAtcaggacccttgtgattacattctgattctaaaatacatatggaaatgcaaacaaTCTAGAAGAGCCAAGgcaactttgaaaaaaaagagagagaacaaagttggaagattcaTACTAactgatttcaaaactcactatAAAGCTACACTAATTAAGACATGGTGGTATGGGCATAGGGTAGgcatataaatcaatggaacagaattgtgaatccagaaataaaccactacatttatgatcaattgatttttgacacaGGCAAGAAAATTCACTGGGGAGAAGAGAGCCTTTCACACACCAACCAATAGTGCTGGggcaactggacatccatatgcaaaaaagtAAACTTAGACCCTTgcctcataccatacacaaaaattaattcaaaatgaatcataaatcttagagctaaaactagaaaacttctagaagaaaacataggagaaaatctttgtgaccttgggttaggcaaagagttcctatatatgacagcaaaagcatgAGCCATAActgaaaagaaattgagaattaGACTACATTAAAAGCGCTGATTTTTGCAGCTCGAAAGATAccagtaagaaaatgaaagagaagccaCAGGCTGAgcttgcaaatcacatatctgaaaaaggacttgtatgtagaacatataaagaattctcacaactcagtaataagaagGTAAGTGTTAGGGGTTGAATTGTATCCTCCAAAAAGGTGTTGCGGTCCCAGCCCCCAGTACCTGTGCATGTGACCTTgattggaaatagggtctttgcagatggatCAAGTTGAGATGAGatcgttagggtgggccctaacccagtATGACTTGTTtcctcataaaaaggggaaatgtgaACACGTAGACACGCAcggagggaagatgatgtgaagagacatggggagaagatggccatctatgagcCGAGAGCAATCCTGAGGCCgccagaagctgggggagaaGCCTGGCACAGATCCTTCCCCAATGCCTTGAGAGGAAGGCTgggcctgccaacaccttgatttaggacttctggtctccagaactgtgagacactGAACTTCTATTTAAAGATGCTCAGTTTTTgttactttgttacagcagccttagcAAGCTAATAGGACAAGCAGCTCAATATTTCAAGTGAGCAAAAGACTGGAATagacatttcactaaagaagacatacaaacggataataagcacacaaaaagggGCTCAACATTAGTCATTggagaaatgcatattaaaaccacaatgagataccagtatAGGCCCACTAAGATGGCTgtcataaaaatgagaaacaatccCAGAAAGTTACTTTGTGGATATCagtaaactgattctaaagtttatgtggaaaggcaaaagaccccaaatagccaacaCGATACTGAAGGAGAACAACGTCCGAGGACTGACACTACTCCACTTCGTCTTCACTGGAAAGCTACAGTTGTCAAGACGGTGTGGTATTGGTGAGAGAACAGACAAACAGACCAGCAGAATGGGACGGGGAGCTTGGATACAAACCACACgaatagtcaactgatctttgacaaaggtgcaaaggcaattcaacgGAGAAAGGGTAGTTATTTTCtagaaacggtgctgggacagCTGGACATCCGCATGCAAAAACATGAATCTAGACATAGAttttacacctttcacaaaaggTAAAGTGGATCAGATATCTAAGTGCAAAATGCCAAATGTAAAACTCcaagaagataatataggagaaaatctaggtgactttgggtttggtgatgactttttagatatgataccaaaagcacaatccatgaaagaaaaaaattaagttggacttcattgaaattaaaaacatctgctctgtgaaagacactgttaagaaaatgagggctggcctggtggcgcagtggttaagtgcgcatgttccgctttggcggcccagggtttgccagttcggatcctgggtgtggacagggcaccacttggcacgccatgctgtggcaggcgtcccacatataacgtagaggaagatgggcacagatgtgagctcagggccagtcttcctcagcaagaagaggaggattagcagcagttgttaactcagggctaatcgtcctcaaaacaaagaaaaaaagaaagaaagaaaatgaaaagacaagccacagactgggagaaaatctttgcaaaacacatatctgataaaggactggtatccaaaatataaaaaaattcttaaaatatgagAATAAGAAAACGCCTCAATTTTAAattaggcaaaagatctgaacagacacctcaccaaagaagatatactgatggcaaataagcatatgaaaagatgctccacgtcaTATGTcctcagggaattgcaaattaaaacaacagtgagataccaccctACAGACTATGAGAGTGGCTAAAACCCACCACACTGACAATGCCAAACGCTGATGGGgacatggagcaacaggaactcttctTCATCGgtcgtgggaatgcaaaatggtacagccactatggaagacagttaggcaatttcttacaaagctaaatagAGTGTCACCATACTATTCAACAATCATGATCCCAGGTATTTACAGAAAGAGTTGgaaactatgtccacacaaaaacctgcacaagaatgtttatggctttattcacaattgccaaaacttggaagcaaccaagatatccctcaatggatgaatggacaaactgGAATACCTAGACAATAAAGCACCAGTGCTGAAAAGAAACGAGCTAGCAAGCCATGAGAAGAcacggaggaaccttaaatgcatattactgagtgaaagaaaccaatctgaaaagtctacatattGTATAATCCCAACCATAAGACATCCGGAgaaggcaaaactgtagagacaaCAGAAAGATCAGTGATTTCCAGGGGTTGGAGGATGGGGGATGCtgacagaagggaagaaatgaatgGGTGGCACTCAGAGGGTTTTTATGGCAATGAAATGATTCATATGATACTTTAATGGTAGATACGAGGCACAGGACATTTGCCCAAACCCAAAGAATGTCCAGCACCAGGAGTGGACCCTACTGTGCACTGCTACGCACTTTAGTTAACAATGTGTCAATATTCTTTCCTCACTTTAACAAATGTCCCTCACTGATACAAGATGTAAATAACGGGGGAAactgaggggagagaggggcctATGGGAACTTTCTGGATTTGCTGCTCAATTTTTCTCTGAAcgtaaaactgctcttaaaaataaaatcttttttgtttttgtttaagacAAACAATACCAAGAATTGTCAAGCAAGCGgaaaaactggaactctcatacgctgctggtgggaatgtaaaatggtacagctgctttggaaaacagctcagcagtttcttaaaaagttaaacataaacttatCATTTGACCCAACAATTCAACAACTAGGACTctaccaagagaaatgaagacacacGTCCATGCAAAGGATTGTACATGAATGTGCCCAGCAGGCGTAACATAACAGCCCAAACCAgcaacaacccaaatgtgcatcagctggtgaatggataaacaaaatgtgttatttcCACACTAGGGTCTATTATttggccacaaaaaggaatgaagtcctgaaAAATGCGACAATATGTATGAacctcaaaatcattatgctaagtgagaaaagcaagtcCCAAAtgctatatattgtatgattccatttgtatgaaatgttcagaaaaggcAGTGTTCAGAAAGACAGAAAGCGAATCAGTGGGTGGCCTGCGGCTGGCCGTGGGAGCAGGGATTGACTGTAAGAGAGGCTCCAGGAAATTCTGGGAGTGACGGAAATACCCTAAAACCGGTTTGcagcaatggttgcacaacttgaaatctacttaaaataattgaattgtgcacttaaaatctgtgaattttatggtatgtaaattataactcaataaaggtataaaaaatacaaaataaaaatatgcccATGGGAAACataaattaagaataatataaatattgccAGGAGGAAAGATGGTAGAATGCAGACACACGAGCGAGAAAGACCTCACAATCGCTAGCTGTGTATTTGCTTCCTCGACAGAGAAGGGCTGCCCACTGGGGGGGAGGCATGCTTAATTCAGGGAGAAATGCAAAGCTGTTCCCAACCTTTAATTGCAAGGATTTCTCAGTTGTGACCTCACCTCAGAGCTAGAGAGAAGATAGGAATAGTGTCCTTAACAATATCCTACGACAAAAGCAATAACAGATCCCATGGGATAGTTTCTTTTATTGTTCTGTGATAAACGCTATGGAGATGATGCCGAAACGCAGCCCAGAGAAAGCGGCTCTGCTGAGGCTAAGAACACTGAGTGCCCAGCTAGATTCAAAGGTGAATCCTGGAATATGCAGTGGACAGGAGAGAGGGCACTGAGTCTTTTGGAGAAGTCCTACATAAATAGAATTTCTCTGAatgggttattttttttattagagTTGATGATAATTATCGTACAGGTGTTTCTGCCCAGGCCGCCGACCCAGCTCACCCTTCTGCAGAGCCATTGGATTCTATGCTACGGATGCCTTCCTGaggaactcacagaactcaagatgTAAACTGGAAGACACAGgatttcaaattctacttttaaaatgacTTCACTGCTTTTTCATGTCATGCTTTTAACAATTCACACAATTCCAGTCTGCTCTAAATGGGACCTGTCCTTTAGTGACCAAAGGAGCCGAAAATTCAGGACCCTCTGTATTCTGGGTTGACTCACTCCTCGGAAATGTCCCTTTGCTCTGGCAACCGGCTATGGTTGCTGTTGAGTTCCTGACCGGCTGAGGGCATGGGTCACTGCCCAGGGCCCCAGATCCTGAggaataaggaaggaaaagatttGTGAGCTTACACTGGTGCAATTTTTCAGTGTTTGGCTAATCTGTGTTCATCCTTTGGCTTGTTGGAATTGCAGAAGAGAAGGGGAGTCTGTGCTTTGAATAATAATGAAACTAATGTGAGCAAATACGTTGGGCACTAACTCTACAGCTAGCCCTTTACGTGGATTGATGAGCTAATCCTCACAGCCCTGTGAGGCCCCAGGGAGAGCTCATGGACTTGGTGGGGGTCAGGCTACAGATCAGAGCCTGTACTCACACAGATGGCCTCAAATAGATGAAAGACGATATAAATCGGCAAGACCTCGTTCACCAGGTCAATGACTTCTCTgcagagaaaacaggaaagaaggtTCATTTGGACCGCTAAGACATGACCACTCTTGGAGGCCCATTTGTATTCCTTCCgttctgcctcctcccccagaTTTTCGGAATAGAGATACTTACCCACACAAACGCAACTGACACCCCTGGCCCTGAGTTTCTGTACATCTATGGGCCACATCTTAAACCCCAGAAGACCCCCCACAATTTTGAACTGCCCTTTGATTAGCATCTTGTCTATGGGAAAGCAAGTGGTGGCGTCCACGGCCCCGGTAGACAAGCACAGATGCTGGCTTCCTCCCACTGAGAGCAAAGTCAAAGCTAGTCccgcttcctggggatccagccCCAAGCCTGGCATGTGACGAGTCGCTGAGGACCAGCTGGGAACCACTCTGACATTTCCCAGAAGTCAGTGAAGAAAACTGATTACCTACTCATCATTGGTAAAAATATGCCCCAGTTTATTTTTCACAACACTCAACAGGATGCCCACAACCAGCCAGGCGCCAACtggaagagacaaaaggaacaacaTTTGGCTGACCCCAAGCCGTGGAGGAGCCTAGCTCGGGTCAGTGCAAGTCAACTGAGCCATCCATACCCAGGAGCTTGAAGTCCCTTGCGTTAGGGTCATTCATTTGGACTGAGACATTTTTGCAGTCCCATAGGAAGGACAACATAGAGAATGCCTGTCCtcctgtggttctcaaagtggggttcctggaccagcagcatcagcatcacctgggaacttgttagacatgcagattctcaggcccccgTCTCCAACCTACTGAAGCAGAAACTCTGCTGGGTGGGGCCCAGCGATCTGCGCTTTGACACAGCCCCCCAGGGCATTCCAGTGCAGTCTAAGGCCTGAAAACCCCCACTCTCCACAGACAGCGGATCTGAATCTGTTAGCCTCAGAAAGCAGGGGCACGATGGAGGATGCAAGACTGGTCACTCTGAGGGGTGGGATGGGCAGGGCCCAAGCTCCTGGGGACGCTGTGAGGGCAGGCCTACAGAAGGACCCTGGATGGCTGGAGGAAGAAGCCTGGGGAGGAAGGGCCTTCACAGGGTCACACAAAGGTGAGTGATGGAAACTGGCAAGCTGTCCTCAGGAGAGCCCGAGGCCCCCAGCAGGAGGGGTGGAGTGGGCAAGTGGCACAGCAGGCAAGAGAGATGCTGCTCGGGCAGCTGTCCATGCATCAGCAGGGGCTGTTCTGGGCCAGAGGACAGGTATAGCAGGTTTGGAAGGTAAACTCTTCGGCTCCCACGGCCAGCCCTGCCTCCAATGTGCCAGGCCCTCCCCTGGCCTAGGCCTTGACTTTATACCTTTCCAAGTTCCCCCAGGAGAGGACTCTGCCCACCTGTGCAGAGCACACCTGAGATGGCCGATCGCTTAGCTTGCACAGTATCTGCAGCTCCCAGGGCCGTCCCCACGCGGACACAGACTGCCATGCTGAGTCCCATGGGAATCTGAGATCAGAGATAAGAAGGTGCCATCAGTGgagccagcctcctgcccctgggATGGGGTGGGTCCTGAGCCAGGACAGGCCTGGGCTGGAGGTGGAGCAGCCCTTCATCCTGGGCCAAGAAGGAGGAGAGCAGGCAGACAGGATGGATCCCAGGGAGGTGGCATGAGGAGACAGGGGTGTGCACGGCTCCTGATGGCCGGCAGGCGATTCTGAGGTTGGAAGCCGGGGCGAAGAGACTCCAAGCGAGCCACCAATCCGCCCCCACCTGCTCCATCAAACGTCACAGGCACACAGCCTTGCCACCAAAGTCAGCGTGCTGGCAAAAACTCAGGAGTGAATGCATTTTAAAGAGGTGAATGTGATCTTAAGGACACCAGAAAAGCTccctgtaagaaaaaaaattctgtggaaaccatttttaaaaataaaaatcaccttataaattaattttgtaagtACAGATTTCTGTGACTCCCTTGCTTAAAGCTGGCGTCAAAGACTGGCAGGTGCGTATGAGTGACAATGGACAACTCCTGtctctgtggggagaggagaggaaatgccTCCACGGGGTCTGCTGTCACCCAGCGCTCAGCAGCTGGGGTGTGCAGGAATGTGGGCTCACTGCTCAATGCAATTTcccatttttcaagaaaattcaaAGGTGAAAATCACATCCAACTTGTGATGTGAAATCTCCCAACTTTAAATGGGagatttaactttaaattaattcaaaaaaattCTAACATCATGTAAATTCAATATTCCCTTGGCGGAGTGACCGTGGGCTACCTGCGTGTGAGTCTGTCAGGGCCGGGACCTCATGGGCATGGGAGGTCTGGGAGGGCCCCTCAGGAGATGGAGGTGGCCTTTGGGGTGacagcctgcccctcctcctaTGACACCGCCAGGCCATCAGGCAGCTGTGCCAGGGCGGAGCGTGTGGTGAAGGTGCCCTGAGGAGCCTCACCATGTAGATTACGGTGGCCACCTCGTAGATGACAGCCTGGGCAGAGAGGTCCAGCACACTGAGCAGGCCTGTGGGAGAGGCACACAGTGAGAGCCTGGCCCTAGGGCCAGCTCAGAGACCCTGGGCTGACAGAATGCCCCTCTGCTTTGGAGGCCAAGGGGCAAATGATTTCGAAGGGCAGATTTGCAACAAAAAATGTTCCCAGTTGGCCTTCAGACTTCCAGGAGAATCCTGCCCAGTTGCTATGGAATTTCCTGCaggctgttcctctgcctggtcTGTCCTTCAAGACAAGCTCCTCTGCGTATGTGGCATGTGGCATGGTGAGGAAGGGAGAAAACTGGACCAGCACCAGGAAACCCCAGTCCAGGTCTCAGCCCTGCCACTCCGTGCTTCTGCATGGCTCTGGGCAGTCCCTCTGGTTCTCAgggctcagttttctcctctgtaaataGGGACAGGGGGTGGACTGCAAGGGCTCTCAGGGCCATCCCAGTCCTGGCCTTCTGACACTCAGGCCGTTTGAATTCTGTGTGAGTGCTCTGCTGGGTACACATTGCGCCAGGTGAGAGCCCCACACCTGCCAAGCCCGCCCACGCTCGTGCCCCAGGATTtcaatctctccctccctcattgACCCCCTGGGGTGCCCACTCAGTGCCGGGTGCCCACTCAGTGCCAGTCCCACACTGGGCCGTGCTGGGATCCCGACACAAAAGGCACGGGCCTGCCTTCAcagggagctcacagcctggtggggaGCAACAGACCcaccaggggctgggctggtgaaCTACCCATCCTGGGGAGGCGGCTTCTGAGCTGGGTGAGCCCCCCACACAGTTCCCCACCCGCACTCTTCCACATACCCATGAGGAAGCTCCCGATCTCGTAGGCCCACCACTCAAGGCATATCATGAGCATGCTGGGGACagccagagaaaggaaggggcCCCAGTCCTGCAGGCACCGGCTGGACCAGCCTGGGAACGGAAGCCCCAAGAGCTGAGCAGCAGCCCCCCGGGCGTGTCCACCCCTGGGCTCAGCTCACAGCTCCAGGCGCTTGGCATTTTGCACAGGGCATGCCAGCTGGTCCAGTGCTGGTAGGGTGGGAGGGGGATGCAGGGACAGAGCACCAGCTCACCTGGCCCGCCGCACAGGGCGGCTCAGGATGGGAGCCTCGGGCACTGGTGGGGGTCTCCACTCTGCGCCAGACACCACAGGATCTTGGGCAACTAACCCTGCCTTTCTGGGCTCTATTTCCTTAACTGAAAATTTCAGTCCTTATCTTTGCTCTCCTGCCTGaaagggttgttgggaggatggCATGAGATCAACGATGCCAAAAGGATTCATCCTAAGGTAAACAGGGCTATGCAGACTTGCAGAGGGGTAGGATCACGTGGGACTCCCCCTCCCCCGAATGAGGCCCCAGGGCCCTGAGAGCTGTTCCAGCAACACCTGAAAGGGGAGCCCACAGTCTACAGAGTTGGGTTTCAGGAGGCAGAAAGGCTCGGAACCTGAGGCCCGGGAGTAAACAAGCACGGGTCCAAGTGCAGGCCCCACCATGTACCACCACTGGcattttgggcaaattacttaacccctCTCCGTCTCGATATCCTCCATAtacataaaatggggataataaggtGTTGTGAAGTCTAATTGAGGTTGGGAATGCCAGGCACTCGGCCCACTGCTGACCCCTAGGATTTTCTCCATGTTATCACTCTAATCCCTATCCTGAGATCAGGGAGCCAGGAGCAACCAGAAAGTCCCTGGGCCTATCTCCAGCAGGACTCTGCACCGTGACACGTTAGATGGGGGAACCCCGGGCCTTTGGGATGCAGGTGCTGAGGGGTGGAGCAAAGGAGAGGGGGACCTGAAACAGGGTTCCCCCAAAAGGACTCAAACTGGGCCCTCTGCCTGCCAAAGGAACGCCCTGGGTCCATGTTAGGGGCCCGCCCGGTGCTCATCTGCTCAGCCCCCAAGGCCAGGACAGCCCTCCACACCTGCCCACGTCTCCAGGTGCAGCTTCTTCTGCACAAtgtagaggaagaggaagatggtcTGCACGAACTGGGAGATGGTGTTGGCGTAAGCAGAGcccctgggaaggagggagagcagggctggggccaaTGGCTGACTCTGGCCCTGGCGGGCAGAGAGCAGCTCGCCTGCTTAAGCCAGCATGGGGAGGAAGGGGGCACACGCATGGCTTGGCCAGCACCGCAACCCTGGGATCGGCCTCACCCAGGAGCCATGGGTGCCGCTGGCACCATTACTACAGTGTCCTGAGGCCCACCCTGCCAGGTCCCCACTTTCAGCCTCTCCTcgtgggctggggcaggggtggggagtggctCCCCTCTCTGTCCTTGGTGGGGCATCCCCCAGAACCCAAAGGACCAGCAGGCTCCTCTAATTCCCCATGACCTCCCACTTCTGGGTGACACAGCCAGCCTCCACAGTCCTTGTCACAGGTGAGGCAGGGAAGGTGACTGACCTGCCCTGGTCAGGGGTGGGGTGCTCAGTGGGCAGCGCTTCCCAACCGGGCCCCTGAAGCCCACCAGCCCCAGTGCTCACCTTACCCCCAGGCTCAACAGGGAAACCAGGACGTAGTTGGCCAAGCAGTTGATGCAGTTACCCACAACACCACTGAGGACTTGGGGCCAGATGATCCCCTGAAACAAACGAAATCTGGCCTTGCTAAGTGGCGGCAGGAATGAGGGGATGTGTGTAAGCCCGGGCAGGCTGGGGGTtggagagaggctggggacaCGCGGCTCCTCACCGGTGCCTGTGCCAGAGGCCAGGACACATCTCCGGAGGTTCACAggtggtgcagagagggagaaagcccCAGTGTGGGAGAGGGCAGTGTGCTGGGGGATGGGGCCCCCCCTCTAGCCCGGGACCTGTACctgattttgcaaatattttgccaGCAGGCCATAAAGAAAACTCGcctgtataaaataaaacaaacacacacacacaaataaccaacaaaaaactaccaaaaaaaaaccaccagATCAACATTAACAGATATTTCTTGGATACCTGAATTCAGTTACTTCGCCAAAGTATGTCGTGTCTGGGACCCTGCAGGTGGGCTGAAGCCTGTGCAGCCACCTGATGTGTGCCCTGGCCCTGCCCATGGGGGACAAGACCCCTCAGGGCTCCCGCTCTGCCCCAGggggagagaagcaggcaggCGGGGAATGCTGGCTGTCCCGGCTCTGGCTGCCAGTGACAAAGATCTGCAGGGAATGGCCTTAGACTGAGGGAGCGGTGGGAACAGAGCAGTGCTGGCCCCCAGCAGCCTCTGCTGCGTGGGTTTAAGACCCCACAGGCGAGGTGGGCCCTTCCCTGTCTGGAGGACAGAGGGCcatgtgtgtcagtgtgtgtgtcgGGAGCACTACACCCGGTCTGTCTGTCTTCTGTCAAAGCCTGGCCCAAGGCCTGCGCCTTCCTACCCCATCCCGTCCCTTAGCCCTCTGCTCTCTTCAGTGGCAACAGTGACTAAGAGTGCAGGGCTGGAACTAGACTGCCCGGGTTCAAATACTGGCTCTGCCTCTCAGGAGCTGTGTGATCTTACGCCAGTTACTTAACTtcactgggtctcagtttcctcatccataatggggataatagtgtgtgtgcgtgtatagtAATGTGTGTATACTTAATCTTTACACATATATGCAAAGTTAATATTGCAAAGTGCTTATAAAACAGTATTTGTCATACTTAAGCATTCCAAGTGTTAGGTTAGTAttattagtcattattattactatttgatCAGCAGTTAAATTTTGCAGCAGCATTTTCTGGGAGGGACTTGCTCTATTTGATAAAGGAGTTGCCACAGCGATCTTTCTAAGCTGTTttccctggcccagccccaaaGAGCCCTATCTGACAAGATACTACTCCCTTGGTCTGAAGTGCCTGAGCATGGTTGCTAGGGGGACTTGGAGGAGAAAGATCAGCCTTTTCAGGTGGTTCCCATGATACAGAAGAAATCTGGAGCTTACTGGGCCCCAAGAGGTTATGGTACTGGCCTTACGGACAGGTGGGTGAGGCTGGGGTACACCCTGCCAGGCCCTGCATTCACCCTGACCCACcccttcccagctccctcctcagaACTTCAGCCCTGCTGCCATGGAGAATGGGGGGTCCTGCGGTTCCAGAGACAGAAGACAAACTCTGGCTGCATGGCCGTCCCTGACGTGCTGCCAGGCGGTGACGTGTCTCACCAAGCTACAGCAGAGCCAACAGTGCAGCCGTGGACTCGAGCAGATGCACAGACCACTGGGTCAGGTTAGAAATCTCAGAAACTGACCTGAGTAGATACACTGCTTACTTcgtatttaataaattaatggagAAAGGCGAGACTATTCAATAATTAGTATTTGGAAAAGTTTGTTAGATAAAgtcttaaatgtaaaaatagaacCGTAAAAGGGTtcaaagaaaatatggcaaatgTTTATATAATCTTGCAATGGGTTAAGTGTTTTTAAACTCATGAAAGACAGACACAATAAAGGATAGGATTTATGGATCTgttatatatacattaaaaat
Encoded here:
- the SLC47A2 gene encoding multidrug and toxin extrusion protein 2 isoform X5, translating into MCPDVPPKLISLVRRAHGCVLGLLLQAPSQHVGAAPLDCRLSWPRCVGAGKACPQTCAARMPLGQRLPPSQRAGPGWLRSFWFSCRLTHEYVLIFVPALPASFLYGLLAKYLQNQGIIWPQVLSGVVGNCINCLANYVLVSLLSLGVRGSAYANTISQFVQTIFLFLYIVQKKLHLETWAGWSSRCLQDWGPFLSLAVPSMLMICLEWWAYEIGSFLMGLLSVLDLSAQAVIYEVATVIYMIPMGLSMAVCVRVGTALGAADTVQAKRSAISGVLCTVGAWLVVGILLSVVKNKLGHIFTNDEEVIDLVNEVLPIYIVFHLFEAICCVYGGILRGSGKQAFGAVVNAITNYIVGLPLGIVLTFVVGMRIMGLWLGMLACVLLAAAAFIVYTARMNWKLAAEEAQKHAGLQQQSAESTVDTARVAPCPGPEDAAVSSVAMSGSPGVTLTTYSRPGCHLDLFRTPEAAHALSAPASRLSVKQLALRRGAALGAASATLAVGLVIRVLATRH